The Borreliella spielmanii DNA segment TATATTAATTACTTTATATCATATATTAATTACTTTATATCATATATTAATTACTTTATATCATATATTAATTACTTTATATCATATATTAATTATCTCAATGTAAACCAACTAGTAGAGATTAAATTAATTTTAATTAATTTAATCTCTACTAGTGAAGCTCTTTTATAAAAGAGCTCAATAAATCAGATCTGATATAGTTTCAAAAACTATGTAAAGTAGTAGTGCATTTACTATCCTTTCCGCTCTCCTTGATAAAAGACGGCTAACATAATTAACCTAAGCTTATCTTGTAAATTAAACACAATATCATTATAAATGATAATTTTTGAGCTTTAAGCTTATTAAGATCAACATTACTATTACCAAAATAAACAACAAGCAAAAAAAAATCCTTACTTCTTTAAGACCTTAAGAACTTTAAATGATTTATTGTCTTCAAAAACTTTTTATTATTTCCTCTAAATTTTACAAATAAATCATTTACTAATGCATCCTACGAACTACTTCTAAACCAAAAATCATAGAAATACCTTTTTACTTTATCCCACGATAGCTTTTTAGACTCTTTTCGCAAGAATAATTATCCACTAGAGTATGATCCACAAGCTTTACTTCATAAAGCCCCTGCCTTGGTTTTTTATTTCTACATAATAAGCCTTAAGATTTAGAATTGCATTTATTTCTCTATTATGCAAAGAACTGCAACAACTGAAAGTCTCCCTAGTATCGCTTAATTTTAGAGCTGTATTTTAAATACCAAAATTGGCACATAATTTACTTGTTAGGAAATATCTATCTACTTTACGCAAATAGGATTCCTACCGTTCTGATTTATATAATAAGGAAAGTTATTATTGTATTACAAAAACCCATATCATACTAAATGATTAACACTTTTCCCAAACATTCCTTTTTACATACCCTTAATTGATAAGTTTTTTATTATTATGTTTTTATAATTAGCTACAAAGTAGTAAGATAATTTATGTAAAAAGTCTTTTCTTTGATTTGAAATTTTCTTATGCAGCTTAGCAACTCTTAACCTAGACTTAACTCTATTAATAAAAGCTTTTTGTTTTTTTATAGTTTTCTTTAACATTTCTTAAGTTTATTGTTATTTTTAGCATCTAAGTACTCAACTGCTACTGAAATATATATTTATCATAGGTTATTTTTCTAATACTACATTTTTAAGAAATTTATCGTTTTTAATATTCCTATTTCCTTTTTAAAATTTC contains these protein-coding regions:
- a CDS encoding transposase encodes the protein MLKKTIKKQKAFINRVKSRLRVAKLHKKISNQRKDFLHKLSYYFVANYKNIIIKNLSIKGM